One window of Atribacter laminatus genomic DNA carries:
- a CDS encoding ABC transporter substrate-binding protein, translated as MKKLSCFGIFLAILLIVSIPVFGQDTVKIGANLEMTGSVAAYGQMINEGVELIMDIVGTEVLGKQVEYVLVDNKSDKVEAANAATRLIDKEKVVAIIGPAISGSMLSAGPICEEKMVPQISATSTNPLVTQDKKYSFRATFIDSYQGVAAAQYAYEDLDAKSVAILSDIAQDYCVALGNFFKEGYEKLGGEVLTVQHCKTGDQDFSAQLTTIMNLNPDVIYLPNYYTEIALICRQARDLGYEGKILGGDGSDAPELIDIGGDAVEGFYFTAHGDTEKALTEIGQKYFDAYRAKFNKEPGVFGALAADCYIIILDAIKRANSFEPEKIAAAIEDTKDLEVTTGKITIEKGDALKPVVVKQVEGGKAKLLGTIEVK; from the coding sequence TTGAAGAAATTATCATGTTTTGGAATATTTTTAGCAATTCTATTAATAGTTTCGATTCCGGTTTTTGGTCAAGATACGGTTAAAATTGGAGCAAACTTGGAAATGACCGGTTCAGTCGCCGCTTATGGTCAAATGATCAATGAGGGCGTTGAACTCATCATGGATATTGTCGGAACCGAAGTGCTAGGAAAACAAGTTGAATATGTCTTAGTTGACAATAAAAGCGATAAGGTAGAAGCGGCTAATGCAGCTACTCGTTTAATTGACAAAGAAAAAGTTGTTGCAATAATCGGCCCGGCAATTAGTGGAAGTATGTTATCGGCCGGTCCAATTTGTGAAGAGAAAATGGTACCCCAGATTTCAGCGACCTCTACCAATCCTTTGGTTACCCAGGATAAGAAATATTCATTCCGGGCAACCTTTATCGATTCTTATCAAGGAGTAGCCGCCGCTCAGTATGCTTATGAGGATTTAGATGCAAAATCAGTGGCAATTCTATCCGATATAGCCCAGGATTACTGTGTTGCCCTCGGGAACTTTTTCAAAGAAGGCTATGAAAAATTAGGAGGAGAAGTATTGACCGTTCAACATTGTAAAACTGGAGACCAGGATTTTTCAGCGCAGTTGACTACCATTATGAATTTGAATCCGGATGTAATATATCTTCCAAACTATTACACCGAAATTGCGCTTATTTGCCGTCAAGCTCGTGATTTAGGATATGAGGGAAAGATTTTAGGTGGCGATGGTTCTGATGCTCCCGAACTGATTGATATTGGTGGCGATGCGGTTGAAGGGTTTTATTTCACCGCTCACGGTGATACCGAAAAAGCTTTAACCGAGATCGGTCAAAAATACTTCGATGCCTATCGGGCAAAATTTAATAAAGAACCCGGTGTTTTCGGAGCTTTGGCAGCTGATTGTTATATAATCATTCTTGATGCTATCAAACGTGCCAACTCTTTTGAACCAGAAAAAATAGCAGCAGCAATCGAAGATACCAAAGATTTAGAAGTAACCACTGGAAAAATAACCATTGAAAAAGGCGATGCTTTAAAACCGGTTGTCGTGAAACAGGTTGAAGGTGGTAAAGCGAAGCTTCTTGGAACCATCGAAGTCAAGTAA
- a CDS encoding branched-chain amino acid ABC transporter permease, with product MGKRDYILTAILFVILLFGLWLAQNYLNAYMVRILNTAFIYVIAAVAYNLINGIAGQFSLGPNGFMALGGYTVALLMLPVYQKIQVYFLTPLIWPFSVITFPSYLFILSLVFGGLVAAGGAFLIGFPTLRLRGDYLAIASFGFSEIIFVLANNFIPLTNGALGIKGIPQYTNLWWTGGLAFLTVFLIRNLVNSSYGRALKAIREDEIAAQAMGINPFRMKLLAFAVSGFFAGVAGGLFVTLISTVSPTLFTFAMTFNLLIIVVLGGLGSITGSVVTAFIFAFLQEILREVEAPHTIGSFTIPGIPGMRMVVFSALLVVMMIFYRRGLFGTKELSWDLVFRLFRKKEPQDEQ from the coding sequence ATGGGGAAAAGAGATTATATTCTAACAGCAATACTTTTTGTCATCTTATTGTTTGGCTTATGGTTAGCCCAAAACTACCTGAATGCCTATATGGTAAGAATATTAAATACCGCTTTTATCTATGTTATTGCTGCTGTTGCTTATAATTTGATCAACGGAATAGCTGGTCAATTTTCCTTAGGTCCGAATGGATTTATGGCTTTAGGTGGGTACACCGTTGCCTTGTTAATGTTACCAGTTTATCAAAAAATACAGGTTTATTTTTTAACCCCTTTAATTTGGCCTTTTAGTGTTATAACCTTTCCGTCCTATCTCTTCATTCTTTCTTTAGTCTTTGGTGGTTTGGTTGCAGCCGGGGGAGCTTTTCTCATCGGTTTTCCTACTCTTCGGCTTAGGGGAGATTATTTGGCAATTGCTTCCTTTGGCTTCAGTGAGATCATTTTTGTTTTAGCGAATAATTTTATCCCCTTAACCAACGGCGCTTTGGGCATTAAAGGTATTCCACAATATACCAATTTATGGTGGACGGGTGGATTGGCTTTTCTTACGGTTTTTCTGATTCGGAATCTGGTGAATTCCAGTTATGGAAGAGCTTTAAAAGCAATTCGGGAGGATGAAATAGCTGCCCAAGCCATGGGCATTAATCCTTTTCGAATGAAGCTTTTGGCCTTTGCCGTAAGCGGTTTTTTTGCTGGTGTGGCTGGAGGTCTTTTTGTTACTTTAATTAGTACGGTTTCTCCAACTTTATTCACCTTTGCAATGACCTTTAATTTGCTGATTATTGTTGTATTAGGAGGCTTGGGGAGCATTACCGGTTCAGTTGTTACTGCTTTTATTTTTGCCTTTCTTCAAGAAATACTTCGAGAAGTCGAGGCTCCTCATACTATTGGTTCGTTTACTATACCTGGTATCCCTGGTATGCGAATGGTTGTCTTCTCTGCGTTGTTGGTCGTTATGATGATATTTTATCGACGAGGGTTATTCGGAACCAAAGAATTATCGTGGGATCTGGTTTTTAGATTATTCAGGAAAAAGGAACCACAAGATGAACAATAG
- a CDS encoding ABC transporter ATP-binding protein gives MNVEQPLLKIDNLHVYYGGIHALKGISLEVYKNKIVSLIGANGAGKSTTLRTISGLVRSRTGTIKLKDNLIGDLPTHRIVEMGIAMVPEGRRIFPNLTVMENLILGCYIRKDMVQIKNDMDWIFSIFPRLKERTWQKGGTLSGGEQQMLAVGRALMSRPQLLMMDEPSLGLAPLLVKEIFQIIKKINQEGATILLIEQNARAALEISDFAYVMETGKITTSGEGKSLLFDEKVRKAYLGED, from the coding sequence ATGAATGTTGAGCAACCATTATTAAAAATAGATAACCTCCATGTTTATTACGGTGGGATTCATGCTTTAAAAGGGATATCCTTAGAAGTGTATAAAAACAAGATTGTTTCTTTAATTGGAGCGAATGGAGCCGGAAAGAGTACAACACTGAGAACAATTTCTGGATTAGTACGCTCGAGGACAGGAACTATCAAATTAAAAGATAACTTAATTGGCGATTTACCAACCCACCGAATTGTCGAGATGGGAATCGCTATGGTCCCCGAAGGAAGGAGAATCTTCCCGAACCTTACCGTTATGGAAAACCTCATACTTGGGTGTTATATTAGAAAAGATATGGTTCAAATTAAAAATGATATGGATTGGATTTTTTCCATCTTCCCTCGGTTGAAAGAAAGAACATGGCAAAAAGGGGGAACTCTGAGTGGTGGGGAACAACAGATGTTAGCGGTTGGCCGGGCTCTCATGTCTCGCCCTCAATTGTTAATGATGGACGAACCATCATTAGGGCTTGCTCCACTTTTGGTGAAAGAAATATTTCAAATAATAAAAAAAATTAATCAGGAAGGAGCCACCATCTTGCTCATCGAGCAGAATGCTCGGGCTGCCTTAGAAATATCTGATTTTGCCTATGTTATGGAAACTGGTAAAATCACTACCAGTGGGGAAGGAAAAAGCTTACTCTTTGATGAAAAAGTCAGAAAAGCGTATTTAGGCGAAGACTAA
- a CDS encoding branched-chain amino acid ABC transporter permease — protein sequence MSFTQFFQQLMNGFSLGSLYALLAIGYTLVYGILSLINFAHSDVFMLGTYFAFYMIAIFMLPWWLSVIISVVLCAIVGMTIERVAYRPLRSAPRISALITAVGVSYFLENLGLVVLGARPKGFPRPDLMKNVYVIAGAKIQGVSFWVPIISIGILLVLLYIVYKTKVGMAMRAVAKDMETTRLMGVNIDQIILYTFALGSALAGAGGVMWAAKFPQINPLMGIFPGWKAFTAAVVGGIGNVVGAMIGGFIIGLAEILIAAFFPSLTGYKDAFVFGLLILFLIIKPNGIMGETLKEKV from the coding sequence ATGAGTTTTACCCAATTTTTTCAGCAATTGATGAATGGATTTTCCCTGGGAAGTCTCTACGCACTATTGGCAATCGGTTATACACTGGTATATGGCATCCTCAGTTTGATTAATTTTGCCCATAGCGATGTTTTTATGCTTGGCACTTACTTTGCTTTTTATATGATTGCCATATTTATGCTTCCCTGGTGGCTTTCAGTTATAATTAGCGTGGTATTGTGTGCCATAGTGGGAATGACGATTGAAAGAGTGGCTTATCGTCCCCTCCGGTCTGCACCACGTATTTCGGCCTTAATTACTGCCGTCGGAGTGTCTTATTTTTTGGAAAATTTAGGTTTAGTGGTTTTAGGAGCCAGACCGAAAGGGTTTCCTCGTCCCGACCTCATGAAAAACGTCTATGTTATTGCCGGCGCTAAAATTCAGGGGGTGAGCTTTTGGGTACCAATCATTAGTATTGGTATTTTATTGGTCTTGCTTTATATTGTCTATAAAACCAAAGTGGGAATGGCCATGCGGGCTGTGGCCAAAGATATGGAAACTACTCGACTTATGGGTGTGAATATCGATCAGATCATTCTTTATACCTTCGCTCTTGGATCGGCGTTAGCTGGTGCCGGAGGAGTCATGTGGGCTGCCAAATTTCCCCAGATTAACCCATTGATGGGTATTTTCCCAGGATGGAAAGCATTTACCGCTGCGGTGGTTGGTGGAATTGGAAATGTCGTTGGTGCTATGATCGGAGGATTTATTATCGGCCTTGCCGAAATACTCATAGCAGCTTTTTTCCCGAGCTTGACCGGGTATAAAGATGCCTTTGTTTTCGGCTTGTTAATTCTATTTTTAATCATTAAACCAAACGGAATCATGGGCGAAACTCTAAAAGAAAAGGTGTGA
- a CDS encoding ABC transporter ATP-binding protein, with the protein MNNRIEPILSLEGLTMVFGGLIAVNDFNFQLQDGDLAGLIGPNGAGKTTIFNMITGQYIPTKGKVDFMNQELNHLPPHTITSLGIARTFQNIRLFGNLSVLDNVLVSFQKDLKKTFFSAMWETPGYIRQEKAMREEGKQLLEAVGLLNLEEEAKNLPYGQQRRLEIARALATHPKLLLLDEPAAGMNPHETMDLMSFIQRIRREFNLTILLIEHDMKVVMGICEKVAVMDFGIKIAEGTPNEIRNNPKVIEAYLGVEG; encoded by the coding sequence ATGAACAATAGGATAGAACCGATTCTCTCTTTAGAAGGATTAACAATGGTTTTCGGTGGATTAATTGCTGTTAATGATTTTAATTTCCAACTTCAAGACGGAGATTTAGCCGGATTAATTGGTCCCAATGGAGCTGGGAAAACAACAATATTTAATATGATAACTGGTCAGTATATTCCTACTAAAGGGAAGGTTGATTTTATGAATCAAGAGCTCAACCACCTTCCTCCCCATACTATCACTTCTCTTGGTATTGCCAGAACTTTCCAAAATATTCGTTTATTTGGCAACCTATCAGTATTAGATAATGTTTTAGTGTCTTTCCAAAAAGACCTTAAAAAAACCTTTTTCAGTGCCATGTGGGAAACCCCTGGATATATTCGTCAAGAAAAGGCCATGAGAGAAGAAGGAAAACAATTGTTAGAAGCAGTTGGTTTGCTCAATCTGGAGGAGGAAGCCAAAAACCTACCCTACGGCCAGCAAAGAAGGTTGGAAATAGCCCGCGCCTTGGCTACTCATCCCAAGCTTCTTTTATTAGATGAACCAGCAGCAGGAATGAATCCCCATGAAACCATGGACCTCATGAGTTTTATCCAGAGAATCCGCAGGGAGTTTAATTTAACCATTCTGCTTATCGAACACGATATGAAAGTCGTCATGGGAATCTGTGAAAAAGTAGCGGTAATGGATTTTGGAATTAAAATTGCCGAAGGGACACCGAATGAAATTCGTAATAATCCAAAAGTAATCGAAGCCTACTTGGGAGTGGAAGGATAA